The DNA segment AAAATACTAAGCACAATGTAACTATACACAAAAATTTATGATGCATTGGTTAAgacctgtagtgtgtgtgtgtgtgtgtgtgtgtgtgtgtgtgtgtgtgtgtgtgtgtgtgtgtgtgtgtgtgtgtgtttgtaattacTTTGAATATAACTTTGTCAAACTTCATTGAAttcaccaaataaataaatattcataaaataTCAAACTTCCTTTTAACTCCAATAAAAATCCcaatattaacaagaaaatcAGGTTAGACTTTCTGGTACATTCTGAAACAAGTctggccacacctccactacttcccaAAGTCTCTAGTTGAAgagacacaggttttcaagagagtttttttatggttcttctGACAGATACACAACATTTCTACagtatcaacaggagaaactctCTGTGGCCTCGGAAGACAGTGACTGAGAGCACAGCAACCCTCAACATATATACGTACTCACCGGTCAACTATGAAGGCCACCAGGGTACACAACAGGGCCGTAATGTGCAACTAGGGAGGAGCATctccaatggtggtggtggtggtcacataTCCTGGTATctgtatagaaagaaagagattagaTTCACTGGCTTGAATTATGGAATAGTGAaagactataaataaataaatataatcctTTGCTTTGTTGGGTAGCAAGCTGTTTTATAAAAGCAAGTTTCTCATTAGCTTTGACTTTTGTTGAACATGCATGCAAGGTAACAAGGCCTGTGGATTTCAAGGTAATGGAACACCTCACAACAACACTAGAACAATGCCTCACCTATCCACCTGCAGCCACATCACAGTGTCTCCTTCTTGACTTGGTAATGCTGTATCCACCATCTGAGGTCCATTCCTGCAGTCACCGACAGCTGCACTCAgctaagtggaggaaaggaaagtctgAGTGTGACAGATAAATAAGCAGAGCCTGcaaaactatcactaatattatgaaaaaacccttgaacaccctaacaattaaaaaatatattaaaataccAGAAATGAGGCAATTAGGCATTCAATAAACAAattcttctatctgtctatgtctaaactttgtaaaaataaaaaaaaatgactttaaatGTGTGGggccagctgtagtagtagtagtagtagtagtagcctttCCACTAGGGGTTGAGAGAGCTATTAAGTGAAAGATAGGTGTCTGACTTACCTGATGTCACCTGGAGAGCTGTGAAGGACAGGAGCACAGGAGATCAGGTGTTCACAAGGCAGGTCAACACCACCAGTGTGAGGGGAAGTGTTTGGTGAGCCATACTGATGCTGCATTTGATTCCTGTGATGACCTGGGGGTGGGAAGCAggtgggaggggtgagtgagtgagtgaaatctGTCACTGTATACACACTGGGTATACAGTGAAGGTAGGACTcactcattgatgaataactgtgtgactgagtgactgactgactgaatgactgagtgacatATCATATCCAAGATTGAAACTGTTATTGTCACACATAAAGGAAAGATTGAAGTTTAAAGATGCAAAGTAATTGTATTTAACATTGGCTGAAATACAGTTGTGTTGATCATACTGTATGCTGTTGCTTCCAGGAGGATGTAGGACAGCTGCTTCAAAGGTGCTGGTGGAGCAGTTCAGCATGGACGAGGTGACTGGCAAAGGTAAACGTCAGCTGTTGCAGGAGCATCACTTTTCTGTGTGGCTGGTGTTGATGCTGAATGAGGTCAGGATGCAGGTGGGAGCTGTGTTGGGGACGTGGCCTGCTGGCTGGCACCCCTCATGCCTGTGGGTGTGCGCGACAGTGGGGTGAGGCCGTGCCCTAACAACCTGGCCTCCTTCCTGCCGAACAACACCCGGTGCTCCCAAGACCTGACGGGAGATGTGCTGGCAACAGAAATGTAAGTGAAGATCTGTGCTGGGaaaacttcttgcagcttcacttcAGACCACTGGTATCTCAGAAGAAGCTGCACTCTGTGTTGTGTCTGATGAGGCTTTACCTGTGAATGGAACCTTACAGCAAAGTATTGGTGAGTCAGATGCAGCTATACCTGTCAGTGGAACATCTCAACACACCACTGATAAGTCTGGTGAGGAAGTTATACCTGTCACTGGAACTTCAGAACTGCTCAAAATACTGAAGAACTGAAATCTGTCATTGGAATATCATAGTGGAATAATACATTAGTGGAGAAAAATAGTGGATTCAGCAGGAgcaataatataaatagaccaGACCAGcaggaataatataaatatagacATTAtaccagacaaatagacagtagAAAGCCAGACCAGCAGAAGGAATAATCTATCTCTGTTCCTCTTGCACACACAGACTAACACTTTCATCCTTTCTACTTTATAATCACAcaatctcaatctctctctctctctctctctctctctcaatatcaccCTGTcatgcctctcccctctctgcctTACCTGTGATCCTTCTGGTGACTGTGTGGGCAGGCAGCCTGCCTGGCGCTGCCCTTGGCAAACCAGCTGttttccagcaccaccaccatctcactgATGTGTACCAGCTGGTCGGGCACCATCACACCTGGAAGCAAGTCAGCGAGTCAGTAGGTAAGTGTTTCTGTACACAAAGCTGTCAGGTAGATAGACTTAATGAGTTGagaggtaataaataaataaataaataaataaataaataaataaacaaacaaaaggataaaACCATAAATTAGGGCAGCGTTCCGATGTGTGACAAGGGCACCGGCAGTATGTGGTAATTACCTGCGGGTCGATGGCAGCCTGCAGTCATCACCGCTaatccttcctgcatttctgaGGCTTGGCCGACTCAAATTCCACCTTCTGaaatgattgggttaggttaccttaggctgtgtctgtagtaagggaccacacctgtacatgaggtctgatcactgccagatataactaatatttcttctacactttcatgaacagcagtgaaagagaaaacattaagaggaggaggaggaggaggaggaggaggaggaataagacatacaaggaaacaggaataatagaaggaagacgaggaggaggaggaggaggaggaataagacatacaaggaaacaggaataatagaaggaagacgaggaggaggaggaggaggaggaggaggaggaggaggaggaggaggaggaggaggaagagctgctcataggactgtgtagatacaaatgaaaggaagaataaggctgtggctgtggatgacttcatttagtttggcaagctagattaagacaagcagtgtggaggatacaaaacacacacacactcacacacacacacacacacacacacatgcacacacacaccctaacctgTATATACAAAGACAGTGGGCAGGCTTCACACACTGCCAGTAACAatcatctctgtctctctctctcctggaagttaaatttatcaaaaaactcaaagaaatcTTGGTAGAGACTTCAGTGAATCTGTGCtcctaatggtggtggtggtggtggcagtggtgatggtggtggtacttggaACACTGGCTCTCTTGTCCCCTCATccacatctgagagagagagagagagagatggttaggttaggtagtacttagttacatagattgagacagagagatagataaatggttaaacagaaagttaaatagaccgagagatagatggttagattaggtaaacagatagacattgagacaagcagagataggcctagttaggttaggtccagcagatacttagataaatgggtaaactgagagattaatagataaaataacagacagataaataagcagagcctgcaaaactatcactaatattatgaaaaaaaccctTGAACACCCTAAGGCCGGGCGCACATTGAGACGCAGGCAACACAGGCGACacagcacagagcagggcagaaAACTGCATCTCACCGGTTTAAACCTAAGCACGCATATTGACacgcaggacagcacagcacagatgCAGACCTGTGCCGGCCAGCGCCACGCAGTCGTTCCAACGCAGTTTCCTGTGCCACGTGCGGCGCAGCTCGATAGCAACTTGCTCTTCAGTACTCACAATGTCGTCCACAGAGCAACTCATAGAGGCTGTTCGCCATCAAAGAGTGCTGTATGACACTAGTCATCCTCATTATATGAGAGGAACTTATAAGAACGAGTTATGGGCAAATTCtccatgtgttttcctcttctccaagtattcactcctccacactgacCTCTTTGCTCTACAAATGTCATATAATAACGTTACTTTCTCCAACTCGTTTTCTGAGTCGGAATCGGAACTAAGGTTTCCAAAGTAATTTTTGGCAACAGCCATGATCAACACTACCGCACAGGACGACAGCCTGCTTCTCAATGTGCGCACCACgcctgtgctgcgctgtgctgccctgccctgccctgccctgcgtctgccctgctctgtgctgccctgcgtctcaatgtgcgccttgcctaacaattaaaaaatcattaaaataccagaaatgaggcaattaggcattcaacaaacaaattcttctatctgtctatgtctaaactttgtaaaaatccataaaaaatgACTTAAATATGTATGTGGGCAGCTGTGGTGTGTCCTTGGCCCCCTGTAGTGTACTCCTTttgccttttattattattattagtagtagtagtagtagtagtagtagtagtagtagtagtagtagtagtagtagtagtagtagtagtagtagtagcagcagccttTCCACTAGGGATTGAGAGAGAGCTATTCAGGTGAAAGATAGGTGTCTGACTTACCTGATGTCACCTGGAGAGCTGTGAAGGACAGGAGCACAGGAGATCAGGTGTTCACAAGGCAGGTCAACACCACCAGTGTGAGGGG comes from the Scylla paramamosain isolate STU-SP2022 chromosome 45, ASM3559412v1, whole genome shotgun sequence genome and includes:
- the LOC135094329 gene encoding uncharacterized protein LOC135094329 isoform X1 — protein: MQEGLAVMTAGCHRPAGVMVPDQLVHISEMVVVLENSWFAKGSARQAACPHSHQKDHRFHSQVKPHQTQHRVQLLLRYQWSEVKLQEVFPAQIFTYISVASTSPVRSWEHRVLFGRKEARLLGHGLTPLSRTPTGMRGASQQATSPTQLPPAS
- the LOC135094329 gene encoding uncharacterized protein LOC135094329 isoform X2, with the protein product MQEGLAVMTAGCHRPAGVMVPDQLVHISEMVVVLENSWFAKGSARQAACPHSHQKDHSTSPVRSWEHRVLFGRKEARLLGHGLTPLSRTPTGMRGASQQATSPTQLPPAS
- the LOC135094329 gene encoding uncharacterized protein LOC135094329 isoform X3, with the translated sequence MQEGLAVMTAGCHRPAGVMVPDQLVHISEMVVVLENSWFAKGSARQAACPHSHQKDHRSWEHRVLFGRKEARLLGHGLTPLSRTPTGMRGASQQATSPTQLPPAS
- the LOC135094329 gene encoding uncharacterized protein LOC135094329 isoform X4 yields the protein MQEGLAVMTAGCHRPAGVMVPDQLVHISEMVVVLENSWFAKGSARQAACPHSHQKDHRHEGCQPAGHVPNTAPTCILTSFSINTSHTEK